From the genome of Salmonella enterica subsp. houtenae serovar Houten:
CTTCGCCCGACCTTCGCGTCGGGCGATTTATTTAATCTGTTTCACTTGCCTCGGAATTAGCGTCAATGACAGACAATATTCATAAACATCGCATTCTCATCCTGGATTTCGGTTCCCAGTACACTCAGTTGGTGGCGCGTCGCGTGCGTGAACTGGGCGTTTACTGCGAATTGTGGGCGTGGGATGTCACGGAAGCGCAGATTCGCGAATTTAATCCCAGCGGGATTATCCTTTCCGGCGGCCCGGAAAGCACCACTGAAGAAAATAGCCCGCGCGCGCCGCAGTATGTCTTTGAAGCAGGCGTGCCGGTATTTGGCGTCTGCTACGGGATGCAGACTATGGCGATGCAGCTTGGCGGTCATGTGGAAGGTTCTAATGAGCGTGAATTTGGCTACGCGCAGGTCGAAGTTTTGACGGATAGCGCACTGGTTCGCGGTATTGAAGACTCTCTGACCGCAGACGGCAAACCACTGCTGGACGTCTGGATGAGCCATGGTGATAAAGTAACGGCGATTCCGTCTGACTTCGTGACCGTCGCCAGTACCGAAAGTTGCCCGTTCGCGATCATGGCGAACGAAGAAAAACGTTTCTACGGTGTGCAGTTCCATCCGGAAGTGACCCACACTCGTCAGGGGATGCGCATGCTGGAGCGTTTTGTGCGCGATATCTGCCAGTGTGAAGCGTTGTGGACCCCGGCGAAGATCATCGACGATGCCGTGGCGCGCATTCGCGAGCAGGTGGGCGATGATAAAGTTATTCTCGGCTTGTCCGGCGGCGTAGACTCCTCCGTCACCGCGATGCTGCTGCACCGCGCGATCGGTAAAAATCTGACCTGTGTTTTCGTCGATAACGGCCTGCTGCGTCTGAAGGAAGCCGAGCAGGTGATGGACATGTTTGGCGACCATTTTGGACTGAATATCGTTCACGTTCCGGCGGAAGAGCGCTTCCTGTCCGCGCTGGCTGGCGAGAACGATCCGGAAGCCAAGCGTAAGATCATTGGGCGCGTGTTCGTGGAAGTGTTCGACGAAGAAGCGCTCAAACTGGAAGACGTGAAATGGTTGGCGCAGGGGACTATCTATCCTGATGTGATCGAATCTGCCGCTTCGGCAACCGGTAAAGCGCACGTCATCAAATCTCACCACAACGTCGGCGGCCTGCCGAAAGAGATGAAGATGGGGCTGGTTGAACCGCTGAAAGAGCTGTTCAAAGATGAAGTACGTAAGATTGGTCTGGAGCTGGGCCTGCCGTATGACATGCTGTATCGCCATCCGTTCCCGGGGCCGGGTCTCGGCGTGCGCGTATTGGGCGAAGTGAAGAAAGAGTACTGCGACCTGCTGCGTCGCGCGGACGCTATCTTCATTGAAGAGCTGCGCAAAGCGGATCTGTACGACAAAGTGAGTCAGGCGTTTACCGTCTTCCTGCCGGTGCGTTCCGTGGGCGTCATGGGCGATGGGCGTAAATACGACTGGGTAGTATCCCTGCGTGCCGTCGAAACCATCGACTTTATGACCGCGCACTGGGCACATCTGCCGTATGACTTCCTGGGCCGCGTTTCCAACCGCATCATCAACGAAGTCAACGGGATTTCCCGCGTAGTGTATGACATCAGCGGTAAACCGCCAGCGACCATTGAGTGGGAATAATTCGTGTTGGGCATGACTACAATATAAATATTACTTAACCCGCCTAATGGCGGGTTTTTCATGGGAATTTATTCGGGTAAGTCCTGATAGTCGTGAAGAACATATTGTATGCAAGATAAATTATTATTCCATCAGCGATAATTTATAAAAGACCAGAAAAAGTAATTTAATTTTTATCTTACTGATAAGGGGGGGGACATGCAAAACGCATTCTTTTTCAGAATGATGCGGACTTTCCGTTCAGCTTTATCGCTTATAAAGCAAAATATTGGTTCATACTAAGCAGACAAGGGAGCAGCAAAGTCTGCATAGCACAACAATCCCGCGACGATAGTACCGCTATCGCTATTTTAACGGATAACAGCTTAACGCTGTCCCGGCGTGTTGACAGAAAGCGATGACTGTTGCGCTTCTTTTTTATCCTGATGGTGCTGCCAGGCGCCGATAGAAGAGTAGACGAAACGTCCAAAGAAGAAGAGAAAACTGATAAGCAGTACGATACGGGTCATGCGAGTGTTAAATCGATGTCGTTTTCGCATACTGTTGGCCTGACTCACAAAGGGTTCCTTAACGTTGGCCCAGCGGTATGGGCGGGATCAGGCTGGGTTCTTCAAAGGTATTATCAGGGCGAAGAACGTAACACGCCTGTGCTCAATCTACATTAAGGCATACTGCGAACCGATGGTCAATTCCTCTTGATGTAAAATTGCGTCAGTTGATTTATCTTATATTGTTATGGAAGATAATTTTAGTATTTACATTAATAATAAATTAATGATAACAAAGAATAAAAAGGCGAATAAAGACTGCAGGAGAAAGGTAATAATTGACTTAAATCAAATGTTACTTTTGTTTAATAATTACAATCGATGACTATCGTGTGATGTATATCGCATCATCAATTTAAAGTCAGGTGGGATGCCTGTCTGTTAACGCCCCTTTGGGATTGGGGGGTTCTGCTGAGCATCTATGAAGCTAAATAAAACTTATATAAATATCAGAGATAAATGGTGGGGACTACCGCTCATCCTCCCTTCGATTTTACTACCTGTTTTAAGTAGCGCAAATACTTATGCGCATACCAGCACTGGAAATGTGGTTCTTTTTTACCTGCCGTTAGCTTTTATGCTTAGCCTGATGCTCTTTTTCGGCTGGGCAGCGCTGCCGGGCATTGTGCTTGCTATCTTCTGGCGTAGATATCCGCAGACGGGGCTATATGAAACCCTTTCCGTTACGATGCACTTTATCATTACCATTGTGCTAAGCTGGGGCGGCTACCGTGTCTTTTCCCCCCGGAGAAACAATGTTTCCCACGGCGACGCCCGCTTGATGTTTCAACGAATGTTCTGGCAGGTATTTTGTTCGGCGACATTATTTCTGATAATTTACCAGTTTGCCGCTTTTGTTGGCATGTACGAAAGCAAAGCCAGCCTGATGGGGGTAACGCCTTTTAATATCAACACACTGATTAACTATCAGGCGTTACTGGTCGGCAATCTTATCGGCGTACCATTGTGCTATTTTATTATTCGTACTCTCCGCAATCCGCTGTACCTGCGGGGGTATTATCAGCAATTAAAGCTGCAATTTGATAGTAAGGCTACTAAACAAGAGATTGTTATTTGGCTGGCCGCATTGATTGCACTGATATTTATACTGTATATGCCATTGACTGATAATAGCTCAATATTTAGTACTAACTATACGCTTTCGCTATTATTGCCGGTCATGCTGTGGGGCGCGATGCGCTATGGCTATAAATTTATTTCAATCATCTGGGCCGTCGTGCTGATTACGTCGATTCATTATTACCAGCGTTATATACCATGGTATGCAGGCTATGATACGCAATTAGCTATTACCTCTTCGAGCTATTTGGTTTTTTCTTTTATTGTCAATTATATGGCTGTACTGGCCACGCGCCAGCGTATCGTAAGCGGTCGCGCGCGCCGGCTGGCCTATCTTGACCCAGTTGTACATCTTCCCAATTTACGTGCGCTAAATCGCGCGCTCAAAAACGCGCCCTGGTCTACGCTCTGTTTTTTACACGTACCGGGCCTGGAGCTATTGGGTAAAAATTATGGCGTTATGCTGCGCATCCAGTATAAGCAGAAGCTTTCTCACTGGATTACGCCAATGCTGGCCTCGAATGAGTGCGTGTACCAGATGTCAGGGCATGACCTGGTGCTGCGTCTTAACACAGAGTCCTATCAGCAACGTATTGAAGCGCTGGATAACCATATTAAGCAGTTTCGATTTATCTGGGACGGCCTACCGCTACAGCCGCCCGTCGGCGTGAGTTACTGTTGCGTGCGTTCCCCGGTTAGCCACCTTTACCTTCTGCTGGGAGAGTTAGGCACCAGTTCCGATCTTTCATTGACGACGAATGCGCCGGAAGATTTACAGCGGCGCGGTGCGGTAAATTTGCAGCGCGATTTGAAGGGAAGAATTGCGATGATGAACCGCCTGCAACAGGCCCTGGAACACGATCATTTTTTCCTGATGGCACAGCCTATTTCTGGTGTTCGTGGGGATGTTTACCATGAAATATTACTGCGCCTCAGAGACGAAAACGGCGACGTTATCAACCCGGACAATTTTTTACCTGTGGCGCATGAGTTTGGGTTGTCTTCCGCTATCGATCTCTGGGTAATTGAAAACACGCTGCGGTTTATGGCGGCCAGCCGGGAATATATGCCCGCGCATCGTTTTGCCATTAATTTGTCGCCAACATCGGTATGCCGCGCCCGTTTCCCTTCAGAAGTTAATCAGTTGTTTACGCAATATCAGGTTGAACCCTGGCAACTGGTTTTTGAGGTGACGGAAACCAACTCTCTCACCAATGCTGAACAGGCGCAACTGACGCTGGGACAATTACAGCAGTTTGGCTGTCAGATAGCGATTGATGATTTTGGCACCGGCTACGCCAGCTATGCGCGGCTGAAAAACGTTAACGCCGATATTCTTAAAATTGACGGTAGTTTTATTCGCAATATAGTGTCAAACAGTCTCGATTATCAGATTGTGGCTTCTATTTGTCATTTAGCGCGCATGAAAAAAATGCAGGTCGTTGCGGAGTATGTCGAGAGCGAAGAAATACGCAGCGCAGTGCTCTCGTTGGGGATCGACTATCTTCAGGGGTATTTAATTGGCGAGCCGCAGCTATTATCTGAGGTTCAGTGAAGACAGACGCCGCGGCGCGGCGTCTGTCCCACAATTTACGCGGCGATCTCCGGCGAGCTTTCTTCCTCAATATTGAGACGCCAGCCAGTTACCGCTTCCCAGTACTGCTGTTCTTTTTCCAGATCAAGCAGTACCAGCGCATTCTGGCTGAACCAGTCATGCGGAAAACATAACGTCCAGTGGCTGTCATCGGTCGTTAGCCGCAGCGTCGGCGGCGTGGTTGTCGCCTGCCGCTGGTTGTTCAGTAATACGCCCAGCCGAAGTAGCTGAATTAACGGCAGATACTGTTTTTTCTTAAACAGCGTAAAGCGGGGCATATCATCCAGTTTTACAGCTTTACGATGATAACGCACCAGCGTCGCCATCATCATTTGCTGCTCCTGATTAAAGCCGGGCAAATCGCTGTGTTGCAGAATATAAGCCGAATGGCGATGTAAACCGCTGTGATTAATATTCAGTCCAACCTCATGCAGCATTGCCGCCCAGCGGAGCAATGCTTCAAGCTGCGGATGCGCCAGTTTTGGCTGCTGGGTCTGCCACTGCTCGTACATCTGCATGGTGGTTTCCAGCACGCGTCTGGCCTGTTCCCGGTCAATGTTGTATTGATTGGCCAGACTTTTTGCGGTACGGCTGCGAACATCCTGATGGCGGAAGCGGCCTTCCATTTCATACAGTACACCTTCGCGCAACGCGCCGTCGGAAAGGCGAAGCTCGCGGATAGCCAGCGCATCAAAAACGCCGCACAGAATCGCCAGGCCCGGCACAAAGACCGCTTTTCGTTCTTCAGACAGACCCGGCAGGCTGAGCGCATTAAAGGAGCGGTGCTTCAGCACTTCTGACTTCAGTTTATCGAGGCGCTCCGGCGTAATGAAGCCATCTTTCTCGCCCAGCGCCAGGAGAACTTCATGGGCGGCCTTAATCGTACCGGAAGCGCCCATCGCCACGTTCCAACCCTGAATACGATATTGCCAGGTTAAGGTTTCCAGTTTTTGTGCCGCCGCCATTCGGGCGCGCTGGAAGTTTTCTTTATTGATAACGCCGCCGGGAAAGTAGAGCTGCGCGAAGCTCACGCAGCCCATACGACGGCTTTCAACCAGCCTGGGTTCGAAGTTTTCGCCAATGACCAGCTCTGTTGACCCGCCGCCGATATCGATCACCAGCTTGCGGCCTTTTTCCGGTTGCGTATGTTCTACGCCCATAAAAATCAGGCGCGCTTCTTCGTTACCGGAAATAATCTCTATCGGGTAGGGAATAACCTTTTCCGCGCGTTTGAGAAAATCAGCGGCATTTTGCGCCTGACGTAACGTATGGGTGCCCACGATACAGACGCTGGAAGGGGAGAAACCTTGTAAGCGTTCAGCAAACAGCGACAGACAGCTAAGCCCGCGTTCCATGGCTTCTTCGCTGAGTTTGTTATCTGCGCCCAGCCCGTCCGCCAGATGGACGCGCTGTTTTAAGCGTCCGATGATCTGCATTGCGCCGTCAACCACGCGGGCAATGACCATATGAAAGCTGTTTGAACCGAGATCGACCGCAGCGAACTCCTGCGGGCGAGGGGATTTATCGTAAATTGGCATAGCGTTAGTCTGGTTGCTCGAGTGATTTGATGTAGTCATAAATCGCCAGCTGCGCCTGAACTTTGCGGCGATTGCCGCGCGGTACGTAACGGTTGCTGAGTTCTTTATCGATAAAGCGCGCTTTTACCGTGTCGCTAAACAGAATGTCAATGATATCCAGTACGCGTTGTTTAAGCCGCGGATCGAGGATAGGCGTAGCGACTTCGATACGGTAGTCAATATTACGCGTCATCCAGTCAGCTGAAGAGAGCCAAACTTGCTTATCGCCGCCGTTTTCGAAAATATAAACCCGATCGTGTTCAAGATAGCGATCCACGATGCTAATCGCGCGAATATTATCGCTAATTCCTTCCAGTTGCGGAATAAGAGAACACATACCGCGCACCAGAAGATTGATCTGGACGCCCGAACCCGACGCGGCGTATAGCCTGTCGACCAACCCCTTATCGACCAGGTTGTTAAGCTTTAACGTAATCCCTGACGGTAAGCCTTGCTGGGCATTGGCGATTTCACGATCGATCATCTCATACAGCAGACGCCGTGAGTTTTGTGGAGAAACCATCAAATAATCGAAAGTGACCGGGCGATAGGGGTTTTCAATAAAATTAAAGACCCGGCGCACTTCATTGGTAATGCGCGCATCGGCGGTCAGCAGCGAATAATCGGTATACAGCCGCGCCGTTTTTTCGTTGAAGTTACCGGTGCCGATATGCGCATAACGCACCACGTCATCGCCCTCTTTTCGTGAGATGAGAAAGAGTTTGGCGTGAATTTTCAGCCCTGGCGCAGAGAAAATAACATGGACGCCCGCTTCGGTTAACCGCTTGGCCCAGTGAATATTCGCCTCTTCATCAAAGCGCGCCTGCAACTCCACCACCACGGTGACCTTTTTACCGTTATGGGCGGCATGGATCATCGAGTCAATAATGCGCGAGTCTTTCGCTACGCGATAAATATTGATTTTGATCGCCAGCACGCTTGGGTCAAACGACGCCTGGCGTAGCAGTTCCAGTACATGCTCGAAGGTATGGTACGGATAATAGAGCAGCACATCACGTTCGCGAATCGCGTCGAAGCCGTTACGAAACTTCTCTTTATCAAACCAAAGATGGCGTAATCGCGGTAACGGTTTATTGACCAGGTTGGCTTTACCGACATTCGGAAAATTAATAAAGTCTTTAAAATTGTGGTAGCGCCCGCCGGGTACGATTGAATCATACCGGGAGATCGTCAGTTTTTCCCGCAGCACGTCGACCAGCGCGGCGGGCATATCGCGTTGATAGACAAAGCGCACAGGTTCAGCGGTCAGGCGCTGCTTCAGGCTGGAAGACATCAGCTCCATCAGACTGGATTCCATCTCATGCACCAGGTCATATTCGGCATCGCGGGTCATTTTCATCGAATAGGCATTGAGCGCGTCATAGTCGAAGAACCCTTTAAAAATGTCATCCAGGCAGTAGCGCAGAATATTATCCAGAAGGATCATCGGCTTGCGTCTGCGCGGCGTCTCCGGCGGCAGATTAACGAAGCGTGGGACTTTGTCGGACGGTATCTCCAGCAGCGCATAGTTGATGGTGTCGCCGCGGATAATCTCCACCGCCAGATAGGTGTAATCATCTTTTAAAAACTGAACAAGATCCGTCTCCCGGTTAATGAGAATCGGGGTAATATGCTGGCGCAAATAGTGCTTAAAATAGTGGCGCAACCAGCTTTGTTGGTTCACCGAGAGCTGACGCTCGTTGATCAGAAAGATTTGATTACGCGCCATTTCCAACAGTAATTCGTTGTACAGGCCGTCGAACTCCTGGTCTGCTTTCAACACGCGGGACTGAATTTTGCCTAATAAATGGCGTGAATGCGAATTTGAGCCCTGCTCTTCGCTGATAATAATGCGTCGTTTCAGTTCGGCAAAACGTACTTTGTAGAACTCGTCGAGGTTATTAGAATAGATACCCAGGAACCGCATCCGCTCAATCAACGGGTTGGATTTATCCGCTGCTTCCTGTAACACGCGTTCGTTAAATGCTAACCAGCTCAGCTCTTTCTCGATATATAGCTTTTCCTGACCCATTACTACCTATACTCCGTTTTATTCACGGGACACTGCCTGATGATTATGGCGAGCATCACGCGTTAGTGTCCAACTGCGCCAGAAAAATATGACAATAAACTGATAGCATAAAGGAAGGAAAAAGAGTAGGGCGGATAGGCATTTATACCGCCATCCGGAAAGCAGACGTCGCCCTATCAGATGGCGTATTATTCGTCAGACGCATAACCTTGCGGCGGCAGACGACGCCCGTCCAGCCAGGCGGCGTTATCGCGCATCTTTAGGCGCCCCTGCGCAAACCAACCGATCACCAGCGGATAAATCGCGTGTTCCTGAGTCTGTACGCGTGCGGTGATATCATCTTCGCTGTCGTCGGCAAAAACCGGTACTTTCGCCTGGAGGATGACCGGGCCGCCGTCGAGTTCGTCTGTCACGAAATGCACCGAGGTACCGTGCTCCTCATCGCCGTTTTCCAGCGCCTGGCGATGGGTATGCAACCCCGGATATTTTGG
Proteins encoded in this window:
- the guaA_1 gene encoding GMP synthase is translated as MTDNIHKHRILILDFGSQYTQLVARRVRELGVYCELWAWDVTEAQIREFNPSGIILSGGPESTTEENSPRAPQYVFEAGVPVFGVCYGMQTMAMQLGGHVEGSNEREFGYAQVEVLTDSALVRGIEDSLTADGKPLLDVWMSHGDKVTAIPSDFVTVASTESCPFAIMANEEKRFYGVQFHPEVTHTRQGMRMLERFVRDICQCEALWTPAKIIDDAVARIREQVGDDKVILGLSGGVDSSVTAMLLHRAIGKNLTCVFVDNGLLRLKEAEQVMDMFGDHFGLNIVHVPAEERFLSALAGENDPEAKRKIIGRVFVEVFDEEALKLEDVKWLAQGTIYPDVIESAASATGKAHVIKSHHNVGGLPKEMKMGLVEPLKELFKDEVRKIGLELGLPYDMLYRHPFPGPGLGVRVLGEVKKEYCDLLRRADAIFIEELRKADLYDKVSQAFTVFLPVRSVGVMGDGRKYDWVVSLRAVETIDFMTAHWAHLPYDFLGRVSNRIINEVNGISRVVYDISGKPPATIEWE
- a CDS encoding membrane protein yields the protein MRKRHRFNTRMTRIVLLISFLFFFGRFVYSSIGAWQHHQDKKEAQQSSLSVNTPGQR
- the yfgF_1 gene encoding cyclic di-GMP phosphodiesterase, with translation MKLNKTYINIRDKWWGLPLILPSILLPVLSSANTYAHTSTGNVVLFYLPLAFMLSLMLFFGWAALPGIVLAIFWRRYPQTGLYETLSVTMHFIITIVLSWGGYRVFSPRRNNVSHGDARLMFQRMFWQVFCSATLFLIIYQFAAFVGMYESKASLMGVTPFNINTLINYQALLVGNLIGVPLCYFIIRTLRNPLYLRGYYQQLKLQFDSKATKQEIVIWLAALIALIFILYMPLTDNSSIFSTNYTLSLLLPVMLWGAMRYGYKFISIIWAVVLITSIHYYQRYIPWYAGYDTQLAITSSSYLVFSFIVNYMAVLATRQRIVSGRARRLAYLDPVVHLPNLRALNRALKNAPWSTLCFLHVPGLELLGKNYGVMLRIQYKQKLSHWITPMLASNECVYQMSGHDLVLRLNTESYQQRIEALDNHIKQFRFIWDGLPLQPPVGVSYCCVRSPVSHLYLLLGELGTSSDLSLTTNAPEDLQRRGAVNLQRDLKGRIAMMNRLQQALEHDHFFLMAQPISGVRGDVYHEILLRLRDENGDVINPDNFLPVAHEFGLSSAIDLWVIENTLRFMAASREYMPAHRFAINLSPTSVCRARFPSEVNQLFTQYQVEPWQLVFEVTETNSLTNAEQAQLTLGQLQQFGCQIAIDDFGTGYASYARLKNVNADILKIDGSFIRNIVSNSLDYQIVASICHLARMKKMQVVAEYVESEEIRSAVLSLGIDYLQGYLIGEPQLLSEVQ
- the ppx gene encoding exopolyphosphatase; the protein is MPIYDKSPRPQEFAAVDLGSNSFHMVIARVVDGAMQIIGRLKQRVHLADGLGADNKLSEEAMERGLSCLSLFAERLQGFSPSSVCIVGTHTLRQAQNAADFLKRAEKVIPYPIEIISGNEEARLIFMGVEHTQPEKGRKLVIDIGGGSTELVIGENFEPRLVESRRMGCVSFAQLYFPGGVINKENFQRARMAAAQKLETLTWQYRIQGWNVAMGASGTIKAAHEVLLALGEKDGFITPERLDKLKSEVLKHRSFNALSLPGLSEERKAVFVPGLAILCGVFDALAIRELRLSDGALREGVLYEMEGRFRHQDVRSRTAKSLANQYNIDREQARRVLETTMQMYEQWQTQQPKLAHPQLEALLRWAAMLHEVGLNINHSGLHRHSAYILQHSDLPGFNQEQQMMMATLVRYHRKAVKLDDMPRFTLFKKKQYLPLIQLLRLGVLLNNQRQATTTPPTLRLTTDDSHWTLCFPHDWFSQNALVLLDLEKEQQYWEAVTGWRLNIEEESSPEIAA
- the ppk gene encoding polyphosphate kinase; amino-acid sequence: MGQEKLYIEKELSWLAFNERVLQEAADKSNPLIERMRFLGIYSNNLDEFYKVRFAELKRRIIISEEQGSNSHSRHLLGKIQSRVLKADQEFDGLYNELLLEMARNQIFLINERQLSVNQQSWLRHYFKHYLRQHITPILINRETDLVQFLKDDYTYLAVEIIRGDTINYALLEIPSDKVPRFVNLPPETPRRRKPMILLDNILRYCLDDIFKGFFDYDALNAYSMKMTRDAEYDLVHEMESSLMELMSSSLKQRLTAEPVRFVYQRDMPAALVDVLREKLTISRYDSIVPGGRYHNFKDFINFPNVGKANLVNKPLPRLRHLWFDKEKFRNGFDAIRERDVLLYYPYHTFEHVLELLRQASFDPSVLAIKINIYRVAKDSRIIDSMIHAAHNGKKVTVVVELQARFDEEANIHWAKRLTEAGVHVIFSAPGLKIHAKLFLISRKEGDDVVRYAHIGTGNFNEKTARLYTDYSLLTADARITNEVRRVFNFIENPYRPVTFDYLMVSPQNSRRLLYEMIDREIANAQQGLPSGITLKLNNLVDKGLVDRLYAASGSGVQINLLVRGMCSLIPQLEGISDNIRAISIVDRYLEHDRVYIFENGGDKQVWLSSADWMTRNIDYRIEVATPILDPRLKQRVLDIIDILFSDTVKARFIDKELSNRYVPRGNRRKVQAQLAIYDYIKSLEQPD